The DNA segment TTCCAGAGATGGTGCCGTTCTACAGCTATATATTTTTTCCTGATCAACGCATATCTGCTGGCCATTAATGGTTACGGTCTGTTGGCACGCACCGTCGGACTGAAACGTGCATTCAGGATTATTCTCATAAACCAGGCATTCCGTATGATCTTCCACCCCGGTCAGCCCAACATATCCACGCTTCTGGGTGAAACAGCCATCTGGAGCGACATCTGCCAAACTGATTTCCGGAGGCAACGGGAATGGAGGTACAGTCGATACACATTCCTGGCCAACATATTGATAGTTTGGATTGTTATGCCACTGGCGGCAGGCGCTTAGATCGTAATCACTGGATACCAGCACATGCACAATGGCACCGGTAATGGGATCCTGCTGTTGAGTAATGATGATGTTCCGTGGAGCCAGACATTCATGCGGCGCAACCTCCTTGATGACTGCGCAGGATTTTTCCGCATAAATCGCTGGGGTGGTACTGGTCTGAGTTACACACTGGCCTTCGGTATTGGAGCTAATTCCGGTACTACTCTGAAAAACCGCTGGCGCATTGTCTCTGGCATTGCGGGTATTTTGCAGAACAGGATCATCCGGTGCGAGCGGGACATGCTGCCTGGTTTGCCGGTTGCCAACAATAAAGTTGACCGCTTCGCATTCCTGGTCGAACATGGCATTGCCGGTGGGTATATAGCCTGCACAATTGCTTACCTTGTCGAGTCCTGGCTGGGTAAGCTCTCCCTGCCCATCCTGGAAAAGACTGGCTTCGGCAGCAGGCATACCGTAATAATCCAGTTTATCGGCAATCGCCTGTTCATTGATCCCCGAAAAAATACCCGCATTCCTGCTCTCGGCAAATGTTTTCGCATCCTCGAAGGCATTATTCAGATCATCGGCGAAAATCGCCCCGGACAGCACCCACAACAGCCCGATCAGCAGCAGGTGAAGCGTATGTTTCATTGGATGCCTCGAACGATCCGTGAGTGAAACGACCTGGCTGTCATCGACCAGGCAGGACTGGTACGTTCTATGTATTCGAGTGCGTAGTCCAGTGACACATCACCGCTTACCTTGACAAAGGTCTTCGGTTTTGCGCAACCATTTTCCATTACTTTGCCTGCTTCCTGACTGGCCAGGACAAAAGCAGGCACACGGGTCACGCTGAATTGCTGGAAAGCGGGAGGATGGATGGAAACAGGCACGTTACGGCTCCCCAGGATAGCCTTGACCGCTTCACCCATTTTCATCATCGAGTCGTCTTTCAATCCACGAAACAGCAACGTGGCCCCAGCTTTTTCCGCCTGGTCAGCCAGTTTGCGCAACGCTGCTTCCGGCATCGAGAGGGACACCAGCACCAGCAGATCATGTGAGCGCATTCTGTCGGCATTGGCTTGTCCCATATTCCTGAATTTCTCGGCAATGACAGAAATGTCTCCCGCCGGAACATCTGGTTTTGGCAAGGCATCGATGTCGGGCATTCGAGGGATGGCAATAGCGTGACCCTTTTCAAGTACATCGAGCTGCTGCATGGTTTTACGCGCACGATGGATGGCATTCTCTATGTCCTGGTCGTCGGGCAGCCTTACAGCCTCATGGTCAGTAATCATATTCCCCGAAAAAAGGTGTTCCTGCGCCTGGGAGAATGACGGCAGGAACACGAGGGCTGCGACAACAGCAAGCAAAAACAGAAATCGGTTATTTTGCATCTCTTATCCTCATAGCCAGCTATATAGCTATATAAATATTCTGATAGATAGCTATATAGCTATCATCATTCCCCCAGAGTAATGGCACCCTGGCAACAGTTGCGTTTCCTGAAGATCTGGTAGGCAAAATCTTCACCCTGGATTGGAAACTCCCGACCCGCGCCCCACAATACGGTTGAGCGTCCGAGCGGCTGGCAGCATTTGCCTGCAATTTTCAGAGTTTGGGGAATCGGGTAGAGCATCTGGTATTTGTAGCCGGTCTTGTCCATGACTGGCTGCGGGGTATAGCCACAGATCGAATTATTACCAGCGGCAGACCACATCAATAGTTCTCGATGCAGTTTGGCGATAATGCGGTTTACCATCAGGCTGGATGCCTGTACCCCGCTAATATGTGCCTGGATATTGCCATTGAGCGGATGCAGGCTGCCCTGGCACCCCGCGCACCAAAAGAAAGCATTATTAGGAAAACCTGCGGTTGCTGCTACACAATCGGCTGCACAAGCCGCCCGTGCGGGAAGATTGCCAAAGAGAAAGACTTCTGGAGTCAACAGGGCAGTCAGCTCATCATCCTTCCACATCGGGTCGAGTTCGGTGAGATAGGCAATATCGAAGCCGACATTTTCCAGGCAACCGTTGTCCAATATTGCCTGTAGGAAGAAAATGATCGGATCGACGTACCAGTGAACTTGATAGAAGGAAGACTGGTCATGTCCCTCACGCCGGTTTCTCGACGCGACGGGCGCTTCGAACCCCGGATTGAGGCTGATCCCACCCAGGCTGGTCAGGCAAAAGGGATCACGTACCACATCGACACGCCTGACCGGCTCCCAGAAACTCACCTGAATGCCTACTCTGGGCGGATTGCCGCAGGCGCAGGCAATATCACCCGGATTGGATGTATCTTCCTGGTCAAGAGAGGAGATTCTTACCCCACCTATGTTGATCGGGAAAATACACGACCAGCAAATATCGGTGATTGGGT comes from the Nitrosomonas sp. genome and includes:
- the trbC gene encoding type-F conjugative transfer system pilin assembly protein TrbC — protein: MQNNRFLFLLAVVAALVFLPSFSQAQEHLFSGNMITDHEAVRLPDDQDIENAIHRARKTMQQLDVLEKGHAIAIPRMPDIDALPKPDVPAGDISVIAEKFRNMGQANADRMRSHDLLVLVSLSMPEAALRKLADQAEKAGATLLFRGLKDDSMMKMGEAVKAILGSRNVPVSIHPPAFQQFSVTRVPAFVLASQEAGKVMENGCAKPKTFVKVSGDVSLDYALEYIERTSPAWSMTARSFHSRIVRGIQ
- a CDS encoding TraU family protein, coding for MKSTLEKLLSALLLLTVCSVSHAATCTGKFANPITDICWSCIFPINIGGVRISSLDQEDTSNPGDIACACGNPPRVGIQVSFWEPVRRVDVVRDPFCLTSLGGISLNPGFEAPVASRNRREGHDQSSFYQVHWYVDPIIFFLQAILDNGCLENVGFDIAYLTELDPMWKDDELTALLTPEVFLFGNLPARAACAADCVAATAGFPNNAFFWCAGCQGSLHPLNGNIQAHISGVQASSLMVNRIIAKLHRELLMWSAAGNNSICGYTPQPVMDKTGYKYQMLYPIPQTLKIAGKCCQPLGRSTVLWGAGREFPIQGEDFAYQIFRKRNCCQGAITLGE